TTGGCCCGAATGTTTTCCTTGGGATACCCCTTCTCCTCCACCAGAAATCTGGCCAGAGCCTGCCGAAATTCCTCGAAGGTGGTTTCCTCTATTTCCTGCCCGGTGATGTAATCCAGCAGGGTTCCACCAAGACTTGACTCGTGCATAACTTCCTTCCTTTGTTACCTATGCACCCGCCAAACTACAGGATCGCATGGGCTGAATCAAGCAGGCCCGAACCTATCCGAACATTCGCAGGACATATGGCACGCCGAGAACAAGCAGCACGGCCAGATACATGACTCCGAAAATCAGCCCCAGAACCCAGAATTCCTTTCGGCTGACATACCCGCTTCCGTAATAGATGGGGCTCGGCCCGGTGGCGAACGGCGTGATCACGCCCATGATCCCGAGGGTAAAGCACAACAGCATGGCGAACGGTTTGATGGGCAGATCGGGAATGGCCACGGCTGCAGCCAGAAACACGGGCAACAGCGCGGTCACATGTGCCGTGATGCTGGCGAACAGATAGTGGGACACGAAAAATAGCGTCACAAGCAGCATGATTATGGTCAGGGGCGCCATGTCCGACAGCATGAATGCCACGTTGTCCGCGAACCACTTCAGAAATCCGGTCCGCGCAAGGCCACCCGCCATGGTCACCAGTGTGGCGAACCAGACCAGCACGTTCCACGCCTTTCTGTTGCCGATGACATCATCCCAGGACAATATCCCCGTAAGTACCATGAGACACAGGACCACCATGGCCACGGTGGTCCCGCTCATGATCGCTCCCCCGAACATCCACATGGCAAGGGCGAACAGGATCAGCCCCATCATCAGCAATTCCCTGGGTGTCACGCAGCCAAGGGCATCCAGCTCCGCTCCGGCCCATGCCGGTGCCTCCGGTGAATGCCGCTGGGTCGGGGGGTAGATGCAATAGACCATGAACGGCGTGCTCAGAAACAGGACGGCCCCCACAGGCAGAAATCCCCTGAACCACTCCATCCATGTCACGTTCACTCCGGCCACATCCTGCACCATGGTCAAAGCCAGCAGATTCGGAGCCAGTCCGGTAAAAAACATGGAACTGGTCACGCAGGTCGAAGCCAGTGCCGTCCACATGAGATACCCGCCCATCTTGCGCGGCTCGTTGTCCGGAGTCGATCCGTACAGTTCCGGAATGTTTCTGATGATGGGATAGATCGTGCCGCCGCTGCGCGCGGTATTGGACGGAGTGAAAGGAGCAAGAACAAGGTCGGCAAAGGCCACGGCATAGCCCATGCCCAGCGTCCGCCGCCCCAACGCCTTGATGAGGACCAGCCCGATACGACGCCCCAACCCGGTATTCTCATACCCACGGGCAAACATGAACGCGGCAAAGATCAGCCAGACCGTACTGTTGGAGAATCCGGACAACGCCCATTGCAGGGCCTGCCCGGTGGAAACCGGTTCTCCGGGACTTACCGGAACCAAACGCAATACCGCCCCCAAGGTAACGCCTATCAACCCCACTGCTGCGGCGGGAATAGGTTCCAGAATCAGGGCGACAATCACGGAAACAAACAATGCGAAATAGTACCAGACTCCGGCAGGAAGGCCGGACGGCGCGGGAAACAAGGCAACAGCACCACCTAGCGCCACAGGGAGAACCATCTTCCAGTCCAGTTTCATGCGCACCCCCGCTTGTTGACTTCCCTCCCCAGCCACATAGCACATATTTGAAAAAGAACAAATAAAATAACGAACTACAAATAGCGAATCCCAATTCGGAATCTGGAGCCCTTCGTCCCCTTGGAAGACGTACGGCGTGCAGAGATTTTCCGAGGGACACCGCCGGAAAGCACAAAAAAAAGGGAGAACCGCTCGGTTCCCCCTTTCCTGTACCATTCATGCTCTCAGTTATTGCAGCAGGCTTTCCCCGGCCTTGACCGCAAAGTTGAACAGCGGAGCCGGAATCATGCCAACCACCAGTACGGCCCCGGCAAGCAGCCCTGCTCCGGCAATACTGAACGGTCCCTTGTCCGGCTCGGGCCCGGCCTCCTGAGTCGCGTCCTCGGTGTATGCGTGACGCACGATGCTCAGATAGTAGTAGATGGCCAGCGCCGAGTTCACGACCAGCGTGATGACCAGCCAGTTGTATCCGTGATCCCATGCCGAGGTGATCAGGAAGAACTTGCCGATGAACCCGATGGTCGGGGGCAGTCCCACAAGGGCAAAGGCTCCGGCTGCCAAGGCAAATGCCAGAGCCGGGGCACGCTTGTGCAGCCCGTTGAGATCAGCCAGACGCAGGTTCCGACCATCCACGGCAATGCGGCTGACCACCCAGAACACCAGCAGATTCATGATCAGATAGGACATGGCGTAGAATGCGGCAGCGGCAAGGCCCTCGGCCGATCCGCTCACCAGACCGACCATGATGTATCCGGCATGCGCCACGGACGAAAAGCCCAGAATGCGCTTGAGGTCTGTCTGCGCCAAGGCGGACAGATTGCCGAAGGTCATGGAAGCCGCACCGAGCACGGCCAGAATCGAAGTGATTTCCAGACCGGGCTTGAGGAACGCGGCGAGCCGCACCAGCACGACAACCGCGCCCATCTTGGGCAGGGTCGCCACATAGGCGGCAGTTTCATTGCTCGCGCCCTGATACACGTCCGGACACCAGAAGTGGAACGGAAACAGGGCCAGCTTGTAGAACATGCCCGCCAGAAACAGGGACAATCCGACAACGGCCATGGGCGCGTCGGCAAAGTGCCACGGCTTGCTCACCAGCTCGGAGATGTAGGTGGTATGCTGCACAGCCATGATGTAGGACAGGCCGTACAGGGCCAAAGCCGTGGCCACGGCACCGAACAGGATGTACTTGATGGCGGCCTCGGCAGCTCCCTTGTCGCGGGAACGCAGAGGAATCACCGCATACAGGCTGTAGGAAGCCAGTTCCAGAGCAAGATACACGGTAATCAGCTCCACGGCCGAGGAAAGCATCATCAGCCCGAGGGCCGAGAAACCGAGAAGCATGAAGTAGTCCGACCTCTTGCCCTCTTCCAGAGTGGGCTGACGCGTGGCATTGACCACGGCCACGAAAAAGCCGAACGCGATCACGATCTTGAAGAACTGGGACATCATGTCCAGCTTGTACACGTCCCAGAACATGGAGCCATGGGCATGGTACGCGGTCATGGTGACCATGAACCCGAGTCCGGCCCCGTAGGGAATCCAGCGCTCCACGTGCGGATGCCAGTCCCTGGGACCGAGCGCCTGCACGAGCAGGACCAGAACCAGGGCCAGAAAGTAGAGTTCAGGGACAATCAGAACGGGATTGAAATTCACGTCCATACCCCCTTATTGCCTGGCTGCGAGCACGGAATCGAGATTCCGGGCAGCGGTTTCCAACGGTTGCACGGTCTCGACCTGCACGATCTGACGTCGGCTGTCGAAGTCCTTGAGCAGCTTCTGCACGGACGGGTCGATGACC
Above is a window of Pseudodesulfovibrio tunisiensis DNA encoding:
- a CDS encoding NADH-quinone oxidoreductase subunit N, whose protein sequence is MNFNPVLIVPELYFLALVLVLLVQALGPRDWHPHVERWIPYGAGLGFMVTMTAYHAHGSMFWDVYKLDMMSQFFKIVIAFGFFVAVVNATRQPTLEEGKRSDYFMLLGFSALGLMMLSSAVELITVYLALELASYSLYAVIPLRSRDKGAAEAAIKYILFGAVATALALYGLSYIMAVQHTTYISELVSKPWHFADAPMAVVGLSLFLAGMFYKLALFPFHFWCPDVYQGASNETAAYVATLPKMGAVVVLVRLAAFLKPGLEITSILAVLGAASMTFGNLSALAQTDLKRILGFSSVAHAGYIMVGLVSGSAEGLAAAAFYAMSYLIMNLLVFWVVSRIAVDGRNLRLADLNGLHKRAPALAFALAAGAFALVGLPPTIGFIGKFFLITSAWDHGYNWLVITLVVNSALAIYYYLSIVRHAYTEDATQEAGPEPDKGPFSIAGAGLLAGAVLVVGMIPAPLFNFAVKAGESLLQ
- a CDS encoding anion permease translates to MKLDWKMVLPVALGGAVALFPAPSGLPAGVWYYFALFVSVIVALILEPIPAAAVGLIGVTLGAVLRLVPVSPGEPVSTGQALQWALSGFSNSTVWLIFAAFMFARGYENTGLGRRIGLVLIKALGRRTLGMGYAVAFADLVLAPFTPSNTARSGGTIYPIIRNIPELYGSTPDNEPRKMGGYLMWTALASTCVTSSMFFTGLAPNLLALTMVQDVAGVNVTWMEWFRGFLPVGAVLFLSTPFMVYCIYPPTQRHSPEAPAWAGAELDALGCVTPRELLMMGLILFALAMWMFGGAIMSGTTVAMVVLCLMVLTGILSWDDVIGNRKAWNVLVWFATLVTMAGGLARTGFLKWFADNVAFMLSDMAPLTIIMLLVTLFFVSHYLFASITAHVTALLPVFLAAAVAIPDLPIKPFAMLLCFTLGIMGVITPFATGPSPIYYGSGYVSRKEFWVLGLIFGVMYLAVLLVLGVPYVLRMFG